Below is a window of Salmo trutta chromosome 35, fSalTru1.1, whole genome shotgun sequence DNA.
ATTTCACGTTTATGAACAACAAAAAACTACAACCCCCTTAATCACAGTGAGGAGTCCCAACGTTTGTGAAAAATATGGTCATTGTAGGCTATTTACACCTCGGTGATACTAAATGTGTTATTAACCAGTAGGCTATCTTAAACCATATGGGTAGCAGACGCACCTGTCTGCACATTTCACAGGCTATTGAATGTGCAATGCATGTTGGTGGTGATTTGATTTCATTTAGATTTTCAACCTAACCATTTAAAGAAACGCTGGATGCATATTCTGAAAATTTGGCACATTTTCCCAGAACGTTTCCCTTTTCCTACTGATATGTAGGTCAAGCTATATCTATCCATGATTCACATGTTTTGCATATACACCCATTGTCCTTGCCAAATTGGTTGGCATCCCTGTGAGCCCACTGTCATTGAAATGTCCTGTCAGGCATAATTAACTAGTCAGGACAATGTGTTCCCTGGCCCTGATGTGTGCAATGCACCAGGCTTGGAATAATTTACATCCATTGTGGCAGTTTATAAATCAATTGGTCTCAGATTATCTGAGATCCAGTCAAGGGGCTGTCATTTCAAGAGTATAATTGCTTCATACAATGGGAAAAACTCCACAACATGAACAATTGATAACTCATGCTTTGTATGACACAATCCCAAATTAGACTATCAAAAAATGTACTATAGGCTATCTTTGATTGAATGATTTCATGATTAATTTTTGATTCCAATGATGCAGGAAATATGGTAGCTGTCAAGACTGTATGCCAGAATTTCTTTCTCCCCAAAATTGTCAATCATATCCATAGCAGTTATTTCAAGTGGAAAATAATTGCCTATCGAAGAGCTTGTCACACAAAATAATATTTATCACCTTACCCTCTTATGTCTTTACTGAATTGGGTTTGTTACAACAACAATTGAAATATTTTGAATATCCAATCCATTATCCATTTAGAAAATCCTGAGACTTACTATGTGAATTTTAATGCCATGTTAGAAGACTATAATCAGTTATGATGGAAAACATTTAACATAAAACCCCTATTTTATCCGGAAATAACAAAAGGTCTTTTTGAGGCTTTGTTCTGAAAATCTTCACTAGGGATATGAAAAAGATTGTATAAGAAGATTATAGTGTCAAAAAAATCCCTTGCCCTCTTGATCTTTTTTTATCACAACACTCAGTCATATATAAAATCCTTTTCCACCATTTGGTTCAGTAATCCTTAGAATTTCCATCGTCTTGCAGAAAGTTAAACAGTATATTAACAAATAGTTTTTTCATTAATTGGACAAAATTGTTATAATGCATACACTTTTTATTTTGAGAGATAATTTGTGGGATACCATAGCGTTTTTCAGTGGCGCATTCATACAAATGAATAACATTCCTAACTGCATTAAGTTAATACATGGCTTTATGAATCAGTCATCTTATTCCAGTTAGCCTAATATTCGTAATGCTATATCATCAAGCATAggaaaaataaatgaaattctAAAATCACAAACTATATCGATGTCATTGTCTTCAACATCACATTCAACAGAAATAATCATCATGGAATAGCCTATAGGACATGGCAGAATAAAGATTTCATCAGTTCTGGCCAAAGATTTGAAGTTCAACAGTGGCATCAATACAACAAAAAGTGCTGTTCACAACAGGTTATCATCCACCCACTAGACCTGAGACATAGTGCTATCAGGATTGACACGAATGGGCCGTGCACTTTTTCTCAAGTCCTGTAATTGCTTAGCAGGTTTCCCCACTCCTTCCTCAAACCTCTTTTCCACCACAGGGAGGACAGTATCGTGCAGGAAGGAGGCATTTTGGAGAATGAAGGCTTTCTTCTCTGCCTCCTGTTCACACCGGAGGCTGTAATCGACGTGCTGCACAGCCACAAGGATGATCTCCCTCAAGCTCTCCAGAAGGACCATGTGCAACTCTGGGAAGTAGAGCTTCAGCCCCTCCTCCAGGAAAGCCATCATCTGTTTGGTGAAGGCCACAATGGTGTAGCTGAGGTTGACCCAGCAGTCATCTCCTGTATACTGATTGAAGCTGCTCATGCCACAGCTGCGCATTTCCTCCTTCAGCTTGGTCAGAGCCTCTGGAGTCATTAGGTTCATTTTCCTCCACATCTCCTCAGAGTTGCGGTGCTTGGTGGCCTCAATGATGATCTCCTTGTAGCTCTGCAGGGCTGCCTTGATGTCTTTGACCAGGAGGGACTGCAGCGTGAAGGTGAGGTCCAGGCCGATTTCACTGAGCTGCTTGCAGTGCTCCTTGGCCACCTTGACACACTCAGCAGCAGTGGAGAGGCTCTCCTTGCTGTCAAACACCTGCCCACTGAAGGCATCCACAAACGTCTTCATGGATGAGCGCGACCAGACCACAAATGCCGAATAGCAGCCTGTGTTACCGGCAAAGTCCATCTCAAACTCTTTGGCCGTCTCCAGCAGGCTAGTGAAGAAGATGTTGCAGAGCTTGTGTATGTAGAGCAGAGTAGCCCCCTCAATGCGCAGCTGGCGGATGGCGGTCTGCACAGCAGCGGCTCGGTTCTTCAGGAAGAGCTCACAGGCCTTGGTGGACTGCCCCAGCCGGATTAACTGAGACACTGCCCGACGGGTCGCTTTGGGTCCCCCACGGAGAGAACGGTCGGGAGAGAGCTCAAACACCAGCACCTCCGTCAGCTGTCGGACACGCTCATCCACCTTCACCCTGAGCTCCTTCACCCTTGTATTGACAGGCTGGTCCTTCAGGTACTCATTCAGCTTGTCCAGGAGGTCCACGGCACCTTCAAAGTCCCGTTGAGCAATGCACACGTCCAGGTCCTCGGGAAGCTCCTGGATCCACTCCAATCCCAGATCCACTGCCTCCTCTGAGTCAAAAGGGTTGGTCTCTTCGTCATCAAAAGGGTTGGTCGAGACCAAGGCCTCTGGTCTCACAGGTGAATTGGGCAACTCTACCTCTTCCGTCTTATGTTTTTCCTTAGTCACTTTATTTTTCTTTGTCTCATCAAGGATCTCCAGCCACTCCTTTTTAATCTTGCTGTTCTCTGCCTGAAATATGCGGCTTTCGGGGAACATCAGGATTTTGAACATGTCCTTCATTGGGGGATGGTCTTTCACGTTGACGATTGCAAAGCTCTCCAGATCATACAGTGCATTGTACTTGTACTTCACTGTACCGTGGCGATTCGCTAACCAGGTGGCAATGAGAAGGCAATCATTCATCAGGAACGCATGCACTTTTTGAAGTTGTGCCATGTTGTCCACATCATATTCAACCAGGTCGCCATTGTACACTAAATACCTGCCTGGGGTGTCCATAATGTTTTTGCACCCCTCTACTTTCTCAAGCAGTGTAGTCAGTGTTCTCTGTTTCACTTCCTCTGTCTCTTTGGGGAATGCTGCCAGCATCTCCTTTGCCGTTTCATCCTTATCTGTTGAGAGCAAAGACTGAGTTATACTCTCCATGATACTCTTCTGCTCTGTCAAAATATGACTCAGTTGGTACATCTCACTCTCCAGGTACGAAATCTCTTTGGCAGTTTCGATGAACTGTCTGTAATTCTTGTAGACATTTTTCTTCAGGTTTTGAGCCGTTTCATCTGCTAGGGTCTGTATTTTTTGACGATGTTCCTGCAAATCTCTGTCGCCATCAGACTGTTGTGAGAGATGCTTGACATAATTTTGGGGGTCGAAATTAGCTGATTCCAATTGCTTGCGCAGTCTGTTCGCCTGGTCTGTCATCTCCAACGTTTTAAGGTATATTCTTCAGATTACAAACGTGCTAGAAAAATAATAATAGACAGAAATAGGTGAGAACGACAGCTGACCGGtttgttcttttttttattttagctgCACAGTGCTAACAGTCAGGAAGGGGGAAATAGGTTAACACCCAAAACGTCACGAGACGTCCGAGAACTAGGTGGCCAACAAAATGTGTATTATGGTCAAAGACTTTCGATTATAATGGCAAGATAATCGAGTGACCGCTCTaataatggaaatacatgtcGTTAAAGATGGAAGCAGACTGAAGCTTGTGAGATCAGGTGTGACCATTATAGCCAATAAGAGGGCAGATACTCacgtgaacaacaggcacaacccGATATAAATTCGACACTCTCTTTGAACTCCATACAAAAATTCCTCACTTGGTCTTATtttcgtggacagattttgggcagagtaAACCCTCCCGCTTCTCCTCTCTGGTATGGTTTAATAAATACATGCATTGAATCATAAATACATGGTGTGCTCAGTCATCGAAGTTGTATTTCTATTGAGAGATCAAAATGACAGTCAATATTAGTTTGAACGTTTTCTTTTATTTCAGTGTAAGCGTTATGCAAAATCCCGAGTAAATGTTTAGTTGGACAACA
It encodes the following:
- the LOC115174810 gene encoding exocyst complex component 8-like — translated: MTDQANRLRKQLESANFDPQNYVKHLSQQSDGDRDLQEHRQKIQTLADETAQNLKKNVYKNYRQFIETAKEISYLESEMYQLSHILTEQKSIMESITQSLLSTDKDETAKEMLAAFPKETEEVKQRTLTTLLEKVEGCKNIMDTPGRYLVYNGDLVEYDVDNMAQLQKVHAFLMNDCLLIATWLANRHGTVKYKYNALYDLESFAIVNVKDHPPMKDMFKILMFPESRIFQAENSKIKKEWLEILDETKKNKVTKEKHKTEEVELPNSPVRPEALVSTNPFDDEETNPFDSEEAVDLGLEWIQELPEDLDVCIAQRDFEGAVDLLDKLNEYLKDQPVNTRVKELRVKVDERVRQLTEVLVFELSPDRSLRGGPKATRRAVSQLIRLGQSTKACELFLKNRAAAVQTAIRQLRIEGATLLYIHKLCNIFFTSLLETAKEFEMDFAGNTGCYSAFVVWSRSSMKTFVDAFSGQVFDSKESLSTAAECVKVAKEHCKQLSEIGLDLTFTLQSLLVKDIKAALQSYKEIIIEATKHRNSEEMWRKMNLMTPEALTKLKEEMRSCGMSSFNQYTGDDCWVNLSYTIVAFTKQMMAFLEEGLKLYFPELHMVLLESLREIILVAVQHVDYSLRCEQEAEKKAFILQNASFLHDTVLPVVEKRFEEGVGKPAKQLQDLRKSARPIRVNPDSTMSQV